In the Muricauda sp. MAR_2010_75 genome, one interval contains:
- the mtaB gene encoding tRNA (N(6)-L-threonylcarbamoyladenosine(37)-C(2))-methylthiotransferase MtaB: MSKKVAFYTLGCKLNFSETSTIARSFEKEDFERVDFSEKADIYVINTCSVTENADKRFKTIVKQAQKGNPDAFVAAVGCYAQLKPEELAAVDGVDLVLGATEKFKITDYLNDLAKNDKGEVHSCEIEEADFYVGSYAIGDRTRAFLKVQDGCDYKCTYCTIPLARGISRSDTLENVLLNAKEIASKDIKEIVLTGVNIGDYGKGEFGNKRHEHTFLDLVKALDQIIGIHRLRISSIEPNLLKNETIDFVAQSNSFVPHFHIPLQSGSDAILKLMRRRYLSNLYVDRVKRIKETMPHACIGVDVIVGFPGETDEHFLETYHFLNELNISYLHVFTYSERDNTLAAEMDQVVPKKVRSKRSKMLRGLSAKKRRAFYESQLGAVRTVLFEGENKSGYIHGFTENYVKVKAPWNPELVNTLHQVELTEIDEDGLVRFEFVSASISA; the protein is encoded by the coding sequence ATGAGCAAAAAAGTCGCTTTCTATACACTGGGTTGCAAACTCAACTTTTCCGAGACTTCCACGATTGCACGAAGTTTTGAAAAGGAGGACTTTGAGCGGGTGGACTTTTCCGAAAAAGCGGACATTTATGTGATCAACACTTGCTCAGTAACCGAGAATGCGGATAAGCGGTTTAAGACCATCGTAAAACAGGCGCAAAAGGGCAATCCTGATGCTTTTGTGGCCGCTGTGGGCTGTTATGCCCAATTGAAACCTGAGGAATTGGCTGCTGTTGATGGCGTTGACTTGGTTCTGGGAGCGACTGAAAAATTCAAAATCACCGATTACTTAAACGATTTGGCCAAAAATGATAAAGGTGAGGTGCATTCGTGCGAGATTGAGGAGGCCGACTTTTACGTGGGCAGTTATGCCATTGGTGATCGTACCCGTGCTTTTTTAAAGGTGCAGGATGGTTGCGATTACAAATGTACCTATTGCACCATTCCTTTAGCTCGAGGCATATCACGTAGTGATACTTTGGAGAATGTTTTACTGAATGCCAAGGAGATAGCCTCTAAGGATATTAAGGAAATCGTGTTGACAGGTGTAAACATTGGCGATTATGGCAAAGGCGAATTTGGCAATAAACGGCATGAACATACTTTTTTGGATTTGGTAAAGGCCTTGGACCAAATCATTGGGATTCATCGGTTACGTATTTCGTCCATTGAGCCCAATCTTTTGAAGAACGAAACCATAGATTTTGTGGCCCAGAGCAATTCCTTTGTGCCGCATTTCCATATCCCTCTCCAAAGTGGTAGCGATGCCATCTTAAAGCTGATGCGCCGTCGCTATTTGTCCAATCTCTATGTGGACCGGGTAAAGCGCATTAAAGAGACCATGCCCCATGCCTGTATTGGGGTGGATGTAATTGTGGGCTTCCCTGGGGAAACTGATGAACATTTTTTGGAAACCTATCATTTTCTAAATGAGTTGAACATTTCCTACCTGCATGTGTTCACCTATTCGGAACGGGACAATACCTTGGCAGCCGAGATGGACCAAGTAGTCCCCAAGAAAGTACGAAGCAAGCGCAGTAAGATGCTCCGTGGACTATCGGCCAAAAAGAGAAGGGCTTTCTACGAAAGCCAGCTGGGTGCGGTTAGGACCGTTTTGTTTGAAGGCGAGAACAAATCTGGCTACATTCATGGGTTCACCGAAAACTATGTAAAGGTAAAGGCACCCTGGAACCCAGAATTGGTGAATACCCTGCACCAAGTGGAGCTCACCGAAATCGATGAGGATGGTTTGGTGCGATTTGAGTTTGTTTCCGCTTCAATATCGGCATAA
- a CDS encoding alpha/beta fold hydrolase, which yields MSDNKIHVYFMPGMAANPSIFDGIQLPEATFETHTLEWFLPEKGMTLADYAQEMCEKIKHKNPVLIGVSFGGMLVQEMARIIQTKKVIAVSCVKTKEELPKRMLFAKYTKVHKLLPTGLVNNVELLAKYAFGETVTKRLDLYEQYLSVRDKYYIDWSIDQIVNWKQTEPPKNLVHIHGEKDAVFPIANITDCIRVKNGTHTMIIHRARWFNEHLPTIILE from the coding sequence ATGTCCGACAATAAAATCCATGTCTACTTCATGCCAGGGATGGCTGCCAATCCATCCATTTTTGATGGAATACAACTTCCTGAAGCCACTTTTGAGACCCATACTTTGGAGTGGTTTCTTCCCGAAAAAGGCATGACCTTGGCGGATTATGCCCAAGAGATGTGCGAAAAAATCAAACACAAGAACCCTGTGCTTATAGGTGTCTCTTTTGGGGGAATGTTGGTACAGGAAATGGCAAGAATAATTCAAACTAAAAAAGTAATAGCGGTCTCTTGTGTTAAAACGAAAGAGGAATTGCCTAAGCGGATGCTTTTTGCAAAGTACACCAAAGTTCATAAATTATTGCCCACAGGACTGGTGAACAATGTGGAACTTTTAGCCAAATACGCTTTCGGTGAAACCGTTACCAAACGGTTGGATCTATACGAGCAATATCTTTCGGTTAGGGATAAATATTACATTGACTGGTCCATAGACCAAATTGTAAATTGGAAACAGACCGAACCTCCTAAAAACTTGGTTCACATTCATGGAGAAAAGGATGCTGTTTTTCCCATTGCAAACATTACCGATTGCATTAGGGTGAAAAATGGAACGCATACCATGATCATACATCGGGCAAGATGGTTCAATGAACACCTCCCCACAATTATTTTGGAATAA
- a CDS encoding AraC family transcriptional regulator translates to MTFYEKELNRINGIIYSNQEQIETVIGVRSYIDNNFDKDLNLDLLSRFRFVSKYHLLRLFKKHYGLTPKQYLIDKRIEKSKEQLINGMSVTETCFAVGFESLGSFSILFKTKTGKSPSEFQKEQLSRSKLDSGF, encoded by the coding sequence ATGACATTTTACGAAAAAGAACTTAATAGGATAAATGGTATTATTTACTCAAACCAAGAGCAAATAGAAACCGTGATTGGAGTTAGAAGTTATATCGACAATAACTTTGACAAAGATCTGAATTTGGATTTATTATCCCGTTTTCGTTTCGTATCCAAGTATCATTTATTGCGATTATTCAAAAAACATTATGGTCTCACCCCAAAACAGTACTTAATAGACAAACGAATTGAAAAATCTAAAGAACAGCTGATAAATGGAATGTCGGTAACGGAAACCTGTTTTGCTGTTGGCTTTGAAAGTTTAGGGTCGTTCAGCATTTTATTTAAAACCAAAACGGGAAAATCACCTTCTGAATTTCAAAAAGAGCAACTTTCAAGAAGCAAATTAGATTCAGGGTTCTGA
- a CDS encoding DinB family protein gives MKYLFNYNWKVRDEWFAVLQKVPHEELIKQRTGGLGNVLHTLYHIVVVEHNWICDLKGTSILDLGFSNFDQLDKIIDLSQKLHVDVEAYLKDWHESLEFKVLHMDFPASSIHCTYGEALRHVIAHEIHHMGQLSVWAREMGIQPVSSNLIHRGIMAQTSN, from the coding sequence ATGAAATATTTATTCAACTACAATTGGAAAGTCCGTGATGAATGGTTTGCGGTGTTGCAGAAGGTTCCCCATGAAGAACTTATTAAACAACGAACAGGTGGCTTGGGGAATGTGCTCCATACCCTTTATCACATCGTAGTTGTTGAGCATAACTGGATTTGCGATCTTAAAGGAACGTCCATCTTGGATTTGGGTTTTTCTAACTTCGATCAATTGGATAAAATTATTGACTTGTCCCAAAAACTCCATGTTGATGTAGAAGCGTATCTCAAGGATTGGCACGAATCACTTGAGTTTAAGGTGCTCCATATGGATTTTCCGGCCTCCTCCATCCATTGCACCTATGGAGAAGCGTTGCGACATGTCATCGCTCATGAAATACACCATATGGGACAACTCTCGGTTTGGGCTCGGGAAATGGGGATACAACCAGTAAGCAGTAACCTCATACATAGAGGAATTATGGCACAAACCTCAAATTGA
- a CDS encoding D-glycerate dehydrogenase → MPKKVFLSLKYPQLAINMLKEAGFDITINESNNPVPQDELINICQEYDALLSTGSNKIDAHFLKSCQHLDVISQFAVGYDNIDVQAAKQFGIVIGNAPGAMTEATADVAFGLMIMVSRKMAYMHKTIEKGQWQHFVPTANLGFELDGKTLGVFGLGTIGMVMAKRCKAAYGMDIIYHNRSRNHEAEDTLNAKYVSLEELLTQSDVISVHSNLTEETKGLFGKDAFAKMKNSAIFINTARGGIHNETELVEALKTGSIWGAGLDVTNPEPMQPNNPLLQMENVAVLPHIGSSTVEARNEMARMSAQNIIDFYKTGKIPYPVT, encoded by the coding sequence ATGCCCAAAAAAGTTTTTCTCAGTCTAAAGTACCCCCAGCTTGCCATTAATATGCTGAAAGAAGCTGGATTCGACATTACCATCAACGAAAGCAATAACCCCGTTCCCCAAGACGAGCTGATCAACATCTGTCAAGAGTACGATGCTCTCCTTAGCACAGGCTCCAACAAAATTGATGCGCATTTCTTGAAAAGTTGTCAGCATTTGGACGTCATTTCACAATTTGCCGTGGGCTACGATAATATTGATGTACAAGCCGCCAAACAATTTGGCATCGTCATTGGAAATGCCCCAGGCGCCATGACCGAAGCCACTGCGGATGTGGCCTTTGGGCTTATGATCATGGTCTCCCGAAAAATGGCATACATGCACAAAACCATTGAAAAAGGCCAATGGCAGCACTTTGTTCCCACCGCCAATCTCGGTTTTGAGCTTGATGGCAAAACCTTGGGAGTCTTTGGGTTGGGAACCATAGGCATGGTCATGGCCAAACGCTGCAAAGCCGCTTATGGGATGGATATCATTTATCACAATAGGTCCAGAAATCATGAGGCCGAGGACACACTCAATGCAAAATATGTATCCCTTGAGGAGCTTTTGACCCAAAGTGATGTTATCTCCGTGCACAGCAATCTTACCGAAGAAACCAAAGGCTTATTTGGAAAGGATGCCTTTGCCAAAATGAAAAACAGTGCCATTTTTATCAATACTGCCCGAGGCGGCATTCATAACGAAACAGAATTGGTCGAAGCCCTGAAAACGGGTTCCATTTGGGGTGCAGGCCTTGATGTAACCAATCCCGAACCCATGCAGCCCAACAATCCCTTGCTTCAAATGGAAAACGTGGCCGTACTGCCCCATATTGGCTCCTCAACGGTGGAAGCCCGTAATGAAATGGCCCGGATGTCCGCCCAAAACATCATAGATTTCTACAAAACAGGCAAAATACCCTATCCCGTAACTTAG
- a CDS encoding GNAT family N-acetyltransferase, translated as MTEMEINDNSFLRQFETRVNGHLAKIEYSSQERKVFLTKLVIPEEITQEGFKEAFIKAVLNEIQEKNLRVVPTSPHIAGFLRKNRQYKEMLPVGIRI; from the coding sequence ATGACAGAAATGGAAATTAACGACAATAGTTTCTTGCGTCAATTTGAAACTAGGGTCAACGGGCATTTAGCCAAAATTGAATACTCTTCCCAAGAGCGTAAAGTATTTTTGACCAAGCTGGTAATTCCAGAAGAAATCACGCAGGAAGGCTTTAAAGAAGCCTTTATCAAAGCCGTTCTAAATGAGATTCAAGAGAAAAACCTTAGGGTAGTACCAACAAGCCCACATATAGCTGGTTTTTTGAGAAAGAACAGACAATACAAAGAGATGCTTCCCGTAGGCATCCGTATCTGA
- a CDS encoding lytic transglycosylase domain-containing protein has translation MKYLKNILALIGLVAVVSTLIFAVQSSEVQEIPNVKEPVTKDKNVADTYQISAIDIPEDLNFAGEPVPQEDPEIMERVDREFLVNTYWQSNAVLLIKRANKYFPIIEPILKKNGIPDDFKYLAVAESGLENLVSPAGATGFWQIMKGTGKEYGLEVNDNVDERYHVEKSTQVACDYLNKWKERFGSWTLTAAAYNAGPAGIQKYMGIQQVDDYYDLLLGQETGRYVFRILAIKEIISHPEKYGFELEQEDMYEKVPTFTVEVDSAVTNWADFAELYEINYKVLKRHNPWLREPHLNNASRKKYSIEIPNKGYYRSTSAGQ, from the coding sequence ATGAAATACCTTAAAAATATATTAGCTTTAATAGGATTGGTTGCTGTGGTTAGTACGTTGATTTTTGCTGTGCAGTCGAGCGAGGTGCAAGAAATCCCAAATGTAAAGGAGCCTGTGACCAAGGATAAAAATGTGGCGGATACCTATCAGATCAGCGCCATAGACATTCCAGAAGATCTAAACTTTGCAGGTGAGCCTGTACCACAGGAAGACCCAGAAATCATGGAGCGCGTAGACCGTGAGTTTTTGGTGAACACCTATTGGCAATCTAATGCGGTATTGTTGATAAAACGCGCCAATAAGTATTTCCCAATTATTGAGCCTATATTGAAGAAGAATGGCATCCCAGATGATTTTAAATACTTGGCCGTGGCCGAAAGTGGTCTAGAAAATTTGGTTTCCCCCGCAGGGGCAACCGGTTTTTGGCAGATTATGAAGGGCACTGGAAAAGAGTATGGTTTGGAGGTGAACGATAATGTGGACGAGCGCTACCATGTGGAAAAATCTACCCAAGTGGCCTGCGATTACTTGAACAAATGGAAAGAACGCTTTGGTAGCTGGACCTTGACCGCAGCGGCTTACAATGCTGGGCCCGCCGGAATCCAAAAGTATATGGGTATTCAGCAGGTGGACGACTACTACGACTTATTGTTGGGGCAGGAGACCGGAAGATATGTATTTCGGATATTGGCCATTAAGGAAATCATTTCTCATCCCGAAAAATATGGTTTTGAGTTGGAACAAGAAGATATGTATGAAAAAGTGCCCACTTTTACCGTGGAAGTTGACTCTGCTGTGACCAATTGGGCCGACTTTGCCGAACTATACGAAATAAACTATAAAGTTTTGAAACGCCATAACCCTTGGCTTCGCGAGCCGCATTTAAACAACGCTTCACGAAAAAAGTACAGCATTGAAATCCCGAATAAGGGGTATTACCGCAGTACCAGTGCGGGGCAGTAG
- a CDS encoding VOC family protein — MKVTLISIPVRDQEKALKFYTEILGFIKKKDKPLEGGNRWLTLISKEAQDGPELLLEPAPNHFEPSKVYQDALMEAGIPYTQFDVENVDAEYERLTKLGVEFSIKPSKMGTWKYAVFNDTCGNNIELVEEL, encoded by the coding sequence ATGAAAGTAACACTGATTAGCATTCCCGTTCGAGACCAAGAAAAGGCACTAAAATTTTATACAGAAATACTTGGATTCATAAAAAAGAAAGACAAACCATTAGAAGGTGGAAATAGATGGCTGACTTTAATTTCCAAAGAGGCTCAAGATGGGCCAGAATTGTTGTTAGAACCAGCACCAAATCATTTTGAACCATCAAAAGTCTATCAAGATGCATTGATGGAAGCTGGAATTCCATACACTCAGTTTGATGTTGAAAATGTTGATGCGGAATATGAGCGATTAACAAAACTTGGAGTAGAATTTAGTATTAAGCCATCTAAGATGGGAACGTGGAAGTATGCAGTATTTAACGATACCTGCGGGAATAATATTGAACTTGTGGAAGAGTTATAA